A single window of Stigmatopora nigra isolate UIUO_SnigA chromosome 22, RoL_Snig_1.1, whole genome shotgun sequence DNA harbors:
- the LOC144215552 gene encoding nipped-B-like protein A isoform X2 produces MNGDMPHVPITTLAGIASLTDLLNQLPLPSPLPATTTKSLLYNGRIAEEVNCLLGCRDENLASQLAHGLNQVSTEHIELKDNLGSDEPEGDAPLLLQTMLARNPGIFREKNVMQQPMVQQYKITQNSMHSPAPSANFQPAAISPNPSSRFVAPQTGSSSRYMGQQNSPVPSPYTPQSPAPGYLQQYPHQQPPSYNQHQQIQQVSVASPMVPGSIRNIHEGKVSGQMANTANHHPDRYGTDDYLNIVHRSGSEDGDAALRNSSFPLRSPQSSCSPAAGEGATKPGSRPPLILQSPPPYVLSPREGGPDHKQQLQQRKKIPTVKEEKDMYDIVSSPNKDSTKLTLKLSRVKSNESDPPGDGVPGLDHNSDNMEAEMNFQQVPVLQQNLIARHNQGSQQAGGAVGFQGPSSPYDEVELDALAEIERIEREAASEKCSKEVQDKDKPLKKRKQDSFPLEPGAGGPGGPTGAPGSGPTGGGNAGKLTPQEATAAGNGASRPPLMVSIDLQQAGKVDGQLDPCLAAPVPALEAQRWPEEPSSGLAAVEGSDTASRLKPDGRPDVIKNRVDKHDGRRDCRELSKHRHDDKSSDRRAEKPKSSGRGEQGRDRESDKDRRHRCETVDVRMRCDRDRSVFRASSVGEPGRSSHRQDSLKPAAVPSGPKLPQSFPAHLLGGQSGALKNFQIPKIKRDGGVPMESHIWGQPKVKLERLGLVQDFEKRPKPVVLVKKLSVDQIQRIIRHSKTGKNRFSPGKYGKTGMDPAILKELPPELLAEIESTMPLCERVKMNKRKRSTINEKPKYAEVSSDDDANEESVRKRQRREKDRAWDFEERERRASGEHRRSGSKEGRRGSGSRYRDSSEDDSPPPSMSDVARKLKMKEKQKKRKAYEPKLTQEELMDSSTFKRFLTSIDNILDNLEDVDFTTMADDDEIPQELLLGKHQLNELGSESAKIKAMGITGRIPSDKLVKLLNILEKNIMDASKLSTMINHDHDAEDEERLWRDLIMERVTKSADACLTALNIMTSAHMPKAVYIEDVIERVLQYTKFHLQNTLYPQYDPVYKVDPHGGGLLSSKAKRAKCSTHKQRVIIMLYNKVCDVVSNISELLEIQLLTDTTILQVSSMGITPFFVENVSELQLCAIKLVTAVFSRYEKHRQLILEEIFTSLARLPTSKRSLRNFRLNSSDQDGEPMYIQMVTALVLQLIQCVVHLPNDGDSIEDHDKVDQDVLITNSYETAMRTAQNFLSVFLKKCGSKQGEEDYRPLFENFVQDLLSTVNKPEWPAAELLLSLLGRLLVHQFSNKQTEMALRVASLDYLGTVAARLRKDAVTSRMDQRSIDRILQQSQGGDETQQLQKALLDYLEQNADTDASLSFARKFYIAQWFRDATTEAEKSMRNQNPKDDYSSEGPQHAKEMETTGEIMQRAENRKMFLRNIIMTTPAHFATLKMNSDTVDYEDSCLIVRYLASMRPFAQSFDIYLTQILRVLGESAIAVRTKAMKCLSEVVAVDPSILARSDMQRGVHGRLMDNSTSVREAAVELLGKFVLSRPQLTEQYYDMLIERILDTGISVRKRVIKILRDICLEQPTFSKITEMCVRMIRRVNDEEGIKKLVNETFQKLWFTPTPAHDKETMTRKILNITDVVAACRDTGYDWFEQLLSNLLKSEEDAAYKPAKKACVQLVDNLVEHILKYEESLAESKGVNSTRLVACITTLYLFSKIRAQLMVKHAMTMQPYLTTKCNTDNDFMVICNVAKMLELVVPLMEHPSETFLATIEEDLMKLIIKYGMTVVQHCVSCLGAVVNKVTHNYKFVWACFDKFYRALNKLKAQHQEDPNSMTLIGNKPFLLRSLFTVGALGRHFDFDLEEFKGSTKVIIKEKVLELLLYFTKHEDEKVKTKAIIGLGFLVIMHPSQMFMPEVKSLYNGILADSASSINLKIQILKNLQTYLQEEDTRMQEADREWKKLSKQEDLKEMGDISSGMSSSIMQLYLKQVLEAFFHTQSSVRHFALNVIALTLNQGLIHPVQCVPYLIAMGTDPEPSMRNKSDQQLVEIDKKYTGFIHMKAVAGMKMSFNLQQSIEMSRRTIIRGFRQDETHSALCSHLFSMIRTNRQHRRAFLISLLNLFDDSARTEVNMLLFIADNLACFPYQSQEEPLFIMHHIDICLSVSGSNLLQNFTELLLKEPRRKEKKEKKEKKVKEWKSRSDGEDEYEKINSDSPGSVEGRNSEDDDVVRQPKKPRKPIDDSESSEESDLDDLCLDDTDRVMKRLPDNPASLLDFANSVQGILLLLVLKQHLKNQYGFSDGKIQKYSPTESAKVYDKAVNRKINVYFHPRQTLDFISNNMARATLTEDVKRRIVKQYLDFKVLMEHLDPDEEDEEGEASASANIRNKAINALLGSSGPLMGPLMGPSPRNQAGPETDDDYSDGDERTPGSSRKSRRTGDPSDPGRRNETVEVMDVIALCCPKYKDRPQIARVVHKTPSGYAIHWMAGSYSGPWAEAKRRDGRKLVPWVDTIKESDVIFKKIALTSNHKLSNKVVQTLRSLYAAREGGAS; encoded by the exons ACAAAATCACCCAAAATTCCATGCACAGTCCAGCCCCATCGGCAAATTTTCAGCCGGCAGCAATTTCTCCAAATCCATCAAG tcgATTTGTGGCACCCCAGACAGGCTCTAGTAGTCGATACATGGGCCAGCAAAACAGTCCGGTTCCTAGTCCCTACACACCACAAAGCCCCGCCCCTGGTTACCTCCAGCAGTACCCCCACCAACAACCACCCAGCTACAACCAACATCAACAGATCCAACAAG TGTCCGTGGCCAGTCCAATGGTTCCGGGAAGTATACGAAACATTCACGAAGGCAAGGTATCGGGGCAGATGGCCAACACCGCCAACCACCACCCAGATAGATATGGCACAGATGACTACTTGAACATCGTGCACCGGTCGGGCAGTGAG GATGGTGATGCCGCCCTGAGAAATTCATCATTCCCTTTACGGTCGCCGCAGTCCAGCTGCTCTCCAGCAGCAGGTGAAGGAGCAACGAAAC CAGGTTCTCGCCCCCCGCTGATTCTGCAGTCACCACCTCCATATGTGCTGTCGCCGAGGGAAGGGGGGCCAGACCATAAACAGCAACTGCAGCAACGCAAGAAAATTCCCACCGTGAAAGAGGAGAAAGACATGTATGACATTGTCAGCTCCCCAAACAAGGATTCCACCAAACTCACACTTAAGTTGTCCCGGGTTAAGTCAAATGAGTCTGACCCACCAG GTGATGGTGTTCCAGGCCTGGACCACAACTCAGACAATATGGAGGCTGAAATGAACTTTCAGCAAGTGCCTGTTCTCCAGCAGAACCTGATAGCCCGCCACAATCAAGGATCCCAGCAGGCAGGAGGTGCTGTGGGTTTCCAGGGTCCTAGTTCTCCTTATGACGAGGTGGAGCTCGACGCGCTAGCTGAAATCGAACGGATAGAGCGAGAGGCGGCGAGTGAGAAGTGTTCTAAGGAAGTCCAGGATAAAG ACAAGCCACTGAAGAAGAGAAAACAAGACTCTTTTCCTTTGGAGCCCGGCGCTGGAGGTCCCGGTGGTCCTACCGGTGCGCCAGGAAGTGGACCCACGGGTGGGGGCAATGCTGGCAAACTGACCCCGCAAGAGGCCACAGCAGCTGGGAACGGTGCCAGTCGTCCTCCCCTCATGGTGAGCATTGACCTCCAACAGGCAGGAAAAGTTGACGGCCAGCTCGACCCCTGTCTGGCTGCCCCGGTCCCTGCCTTAGAAGCTCAACGCTGGCCCGAAGAACCATCTAGCGGGCTCGCCGCTGTAGAAGGTTCTGACACCGCCTCGCGTTTGAAACCGGACGGACGACCGGATGTCATCAAGAACAGGGTTGATAAACATGACGGCAGAAGAGACTGTCGGGAGTTGTCCAAACACCGACATGATGACAAGTCTTCAGATAGGCGGGCAGAGAAGCCAAAGTCGTCGGGCCGAGGGGAACAAGGACGGGACAGGGAGTCTGACAAAGATAGGAGGCATCGCTGCGAAACCGTCGATGTTCGCATGAGATGTGATCGAGATAGGTCCGTCTTCCGGGCATCCTCTGTCGGAGAGCCTGGTCGTAGCAGCCATAGGCAAGACAGTTTGAAACCTGCTGCCGTTCCCTCCGGTCCTAAACTTCCACAATCTTTCCCCGCTCACCTCCTGGGAGGACAAAGTGGCGCACTGAAGAACTTCCAGATCCCTAAG ATCAAACGTGATGGTGGCGTTCCAATGGAGAGTCACATTTGGGGGCAGCCCAAGGTGAAACTAGAGCGACTTGGTCTGGTGCAGGACTTTGAGAAGAGGCCCAAGCCTGTAGTACTTGTGAAAAAACTCTCTGTGGACCAGATCCAAAGAATCATTCGTCACAGCAAGACAGGAAAGAACCGGTTCTCCCCAGGAAAATATGGCAAAA ctgGCATGGACCCGGCCATCTTAAAGGAACTGCCCCCAGAGCTGCTTGCAGAGATCGAGTCAACTATGCCACTCTGTGAACGAGTCAAAATGAACAAGCGAAAACGAAGTACGATCAACGAGAAGCCCAAATACGCCGAGGTCAGCTCGGACGACGATGCAAACGAAGAAT CTGTACGAAAGCGTCAGCGTCGAGAAAAAGACCGGGCGTGGGACTTTGAAGAAAGAGAGCGACGCGCCTCAGGGGAACATCGGAGAAGTGGGTCCAAAGAAGGCCGCAGAGGCTCGGGGAGCCGTTACCGAGACTCCTCCGAAGATGACTCGCCGCCTCCCAGCATGAGCGATG TTGCCAGGAAATTAAAGATGAAGGAGAAACAGAAGAAGCGGAAAGCATATGAACCGAAGCTTACTCAAGAGGAGCTCATGGACTCGTCCACGTTCAAGAGATTCTTAACGAGCATTGACAACATTTTAGACAACCTTGAAGATGTGGATTTCACCACTATGG cagatgacgACGAGATACCTCAGGAATTGCTACTTGGGAAACACCAATTAAACGAGCTGGGCAGCGAATCCGCCAAAATCAAAGCCATGGGCATCACCGGCAGG ATACCATCGGACAAGCTAGTGAAGCTGCTCAATATTCTAGAGAAGAATATCATGGATGCATCTAAGCTCTCCACAATGATCAACCAC GATCACGATGCTGAGGATGAAGAGAGGCTGTGGAGGGACCTCATCATGGAGCGAGTGACCAAGTCGGCCGACGCCTGCCTTACGGCCTTAAACATCATGACATCGGCCCACATGCCAAAAGCTGTCTACATTGAGGATGTCATCGAGCGGGTGCTACAATATACCAAATTCCATCTGCAGAACACGCTCTACCCGCAATACGACCCTGTCTACAAAGTGGACCCACACGGAG GTGGCTTACTAAGCTCCAAGGCGAAGCGTGCCAAATGCTCTACACACAAGCAACGTGTCATCATCATGCTATACAACAAAGTGTGTGACGTTGTCAGCAACATCTCTGAGCTCCTTGAGATCCAACTGCTTACTGACACCACTATCctccag GTATCATCAATGGGAATCACGccattttttgtggaaaatgtcAGCGAGCTGCAGCTGTGTGCTATTAAACTGGTTACAGCA GTATTCTCGCGTTACGAGAAGCACCGACAGCTTATTCTGGAGGAGATATTTACGTCACTGGCCAGGCTGCCCACAAGCAAACGCTCCCTCAGGAATTTCCG GTTGAACAGCTCGGACCAGGATGGAGAGCCTATGTACATCCAAATGGTGACTGCCTTGGTGTTGCAACTCATCCAGTGTGTGGTGCATTTACCCAATGATGGGGACTCAATAGAGGACCACGACAAG GTGGACCAAGATGTGCTGATTACCAACTCATATGAGACGGCAATGAGAACGGCGCAGAACTTTCTCTCAGTATTCTTAAAGAA ATGTGGCAGTAAGCAAGGAGAGGAAGATTACCGGCCTTTGTTTGAGAACTTTGTCCAGGACCTGCTCTCGACGGTTAACAAACCAGAGTGGCCCGCTGCAGAGTTGCTACTCAGTCTGCTTGGCAGACTCTTG GTGCACCAGTTTAGCAACAAGCAGACAGAGATGGCTCTACGAGTGGCTTCTTTAGATTACCTTGGCACTGTGGCCGCCCGTCTAAGAAAGGATGCTGTTACCAGCAGGATGGACCAGCGGTCAATTGATCGCATTTTACAGCAG TCTCAGGGTGGTGATGAAACACAGCAGCTGCAAAAGGCTTTGCTGGACTATTTGGAACAGAATGCTGATACAGATGCCTCATTATCA TTTGCCAGAAAGTTCTACATTGCCCAGTGGTTTCGGGATGCTACGACAGAGGCAGAGAAGTCCATGCGAAATCAGAACCCAAAGGACGACTACTCTTCGGAGGGGCCGCAGCACGCCAAGGAGATGGAGACCACGGGTGAGATCATGCAGCGAGCTGAAAATCGCAAGATGTTCTTGCGCAACATCATCATGACTACACCAGCTCATTTTGCCACATTAAA GATGAACTCTGACACTGTGGACTATGAGGACTCCTGTCTGATTGTGCGCTATTTGGCCTCCATGAGGCCGTTTGCACAGAGctttgatatttatttaacacag aTATTACGAGTCCTTGGAGAAAGTGCCATAGCAGTGAGAACTAAAGCCATGAAGTGTTTGTCCGAGGTTGTGGCCGTGGACCCCAGTATCCTAGCAAGG TCGGACATGCAGCGCGGAGTCCACGGCCGCTTGATGGACAACTCGACGAGTGTGAGAGAGGCAGCTGTGGAGTTGCTGGGCAAGTTTGTCCTTAGCAGACCGCAGCTCACTGAACAGTACTACGACATGCTCATAGAGAGGATACTG GACACTGGTATCAGTGTAAGGAAACGAGTGATCAAGATCCTGCGAGACATTTGTTTGGAGCAGCCTACCTTCAGTAAAATCACTGAGATGTGTGTCAGAATGATTCGCAGGGTCAATGATGAGGAAGGAATCAAG AAATTGGTGAATGAAACATTTCAAAAGTTATGGTTCACGCCAACGCCGGCCCACGACAAGGAGACCATGACCAGAAAGATCCTCAACATTACAGACGTGGTCGCGGCATGTCGAGACACTGGCTATGACTGGTTTGAACAACTTCTTTCCAAT CTTCTCAAATCTGAGGAGGACGCAGCATACAAACCTGCCAAGAAGGCCTGCGTTCAGCTGGTGGACAATCTGGTGGagcatattttgaaatatgaagAGTCTCTGGCAG AGAGCAAAGGTGTAAACTCCACCCGTTTAGTGGCTTGCATCACTACCTTGTACCTGTTCAGCAAAATAAGGGCACAGCTCATGGTAAAACACGCCATGACCATGCAACCTTACCTAACCACCAAGTGTAAT aCTGACAATGACTTTATGGTCATTTGCAATGTGGCAAAAATGTTAGAGCTGGTGGTGCCTCTAATGGAGCACCCCAGTGAGACATTTCTTGCCACCATTGAGGAAGACCTTATGAAGCTGATCATCAAATACGGCATGACG GTGGTCCAACACTGTGTCAGCTGTCTCGGGGCTGTTGTCAACAAAGTGACTCACAACTACAAGTTTGTCTGGGCATGCTTCGATAAATTCTATC GAGCACTTAACAAGCTAAAGGCCCAGCATCAAGAAGATCCTAACAGCATGACGTTGATAGGAAACAAGCCTTTCCTATTGCGGTCGCTGTTCACCGTGGGTGCCCTTGGTCGACACTTTGATTTTGACCTAGAAGAATTCAAGGGCTCCACCAAG GTCATTATCAAGGAAAAGGTTTTGGAGCTTCTTCTGTATTTCACCAAGCATGAAGACGAAAAAGTCAAGACGAAAGCTATTATCGGTTTAG GCTTTCTCGTCATCATGCATCCCAGCCAAATGTTTATGCCTGAAGTGAAGTCCTTGTACAATGGCATATTGGCTGACAGTGCCTCGTCCATCAACCTCAAAATCCAGATCCTCAAAAACCTCCAGACCTACCTGCAAGAAGAAGACACCAGAATGCAAGAAGCAGACCGGGAAT GGAAAAAGCTTTCCAAGCAGGAGGATCTGAAGGAAATGGGGGACATCTCTTCGGGGATGAGCAGCTCCATTATGCAGCTTTACCTGAAGCAGGTGTTGGAGGCCTTCTTCCACACACAGTCCAGTGTGCGGCACTTTGCGCTCAATGTCATTGCGCTCACTCTGAACCAGGGCCTCATTCATCCGGTGCAG TGCGTGCCTTATCTGATTGCCATGGGAACCGACCCAGAGCCCAGCATGAGGAACAAATCTGATCAGCAACTGGTGGAGatagacaaaaaatacacaGGATTCATCCAT ATGAAAGCAGTGGCTGGGATGAAGATGTCATTCAACCTGCAGCAGTCCATCGAGATGTCTCGGAGGACCATCATACGAGGTTTCAGACAAGACGAAACCCACTCGGCTCTGTGCTCGCATCTCTTCTCCATGATCCGCACCAACCGGCAACACCGGAGAGCATTTCTCATCTCGCTACTGAATCTCTTTGACGACAGCGCT AGAACCGAGGTGAACATGTTGCTGTTCATAGCGGACAACCTGGCCTGCTTCCCATACCAGAGCCAGGAAGAACCTCTCTTCATCATGCACCATATAGACATCTGCCTGTCAGTTTCTGGAAGCAACCTTCTTCAGAATTTTACTGAG CTTCTATTGAAAGAGCCAAGGcggaaggagaagaaggagaagaaggagaaaaaggtGAAGGAGTGGAAGAGTAGATCAGACGGGGAAGATGAGTACGAAAAAATTAACAGCGATTCCCCCGGGAGCGTCGAGGGACGCAATAGCGAAGACGACGACGTGGTACGGCAGCCCAAAAAGCCCAGAAAACCGATAGACGACTCCGAGAGCTCAGAAGAATCCGATCTGGACGATTTATGTCTGGATGATACAGACAGGGTTATGAAGCGTCTCCCAGACAATCCCGCTAGCCTCTTGGACTTTGCCAACTCTGTTCAAGGCATATTGTTGCTGCTGGTGCTCAAACAGCATCTGAAGAACCAGTATGGGTTCTCAGACGG GAAAATCCAAAAGTACTCCCCAACGGAGTCGGCCAAGGTATACGACAAGGCGGTGAACCGAAAAATCAACGTTTACTTCCACCCGCGGCAAACCCTCGACTTTATCTCCAACAACATGGCACGCGCCACGCTAACAGAAGATGTCAAGAGGCGTATCGTCAAACAGTATCTTGAT TTCAAGGTACTAATGGAACATCTGGACCCGGACGAAGAGGACGAGGAGGGAGAAGCGTCGGCAAGCGCCAACATCCGAAACAAAGCCATAAATGCCCTGCTGGGAAGCTCGGGGCCATTGATGGGGCCATTGATGGGACCCAGTCCACGCAACCAGGCGGGACCAGAGACAGACGACGACTACAGCGACGGCGACGAGCGCACACCAGGG TCCTCTCGGAAGTCGAGGCGAACGGGCGACCCGTCGGATCCCGGCCGGAGGAACGAGACGGTGGAAGTAATGGACGTGATCGCCCTGTGCTGCCCCAAGTACAAGGACCGGCCGCAGATCGCCCGCGTGGTCCACAAAACCCCCAGCGGCTACGCCATCCACTGGATGGCGGGCTCCTATTCGGGGCCCTGGGCCGAGGCCAAAAGGCGCGACGGCCGCAAACTGGTGCCTTGGGTGGACACGATCAAGGAGTCAGACGTCATTTTCAAGAAGATTGCCTTGACCAGCAACCACAAACTAAGTAACAAAGTAGTGCAGACTTTACGCTCGCTATATGCAGCGCGGGAAGGAGGAGCAAGCTAG